In Ornithodoros turicata isolate Travis chromosome 1, ASM3712646v1, whole genome shotgun sequence, the DNA window ttttatttcaaatgcggaattgaactagatgaacgtgaatcctcttctattcaaagtctaaacagttacagcctcaaactgaaaaagaaacgcgtttaatttaggtatcatacgcgcactacgttttctgggcagtagcacgcagcacaccacgagcacGAATGAACATCCgtgactacagttccggaatcttaggtaggtacgcgatggaacatcttcatAATCTtggaatggttccgacaactggggtgccgtactttggtttgagccacgcggcatcgcgtcaccagctcgcgtggtacagtggatagcgtgctggccatgtcacgtcgtgactgggaggaacccgggttcgaatcgcgtcatgtgatagcagcccaactgatgacgtttgcgccagccggagatgttgaagatgtcatgacgctgaatttcggaaccacggagcacaaaacgtcgtttcacacaaacaaactgagcgctccgactcacagctgataacgaagtatgtttattggctggtaatttgaaacgtcacgtgcgcagctcggcccccccgattggacggcaaaatgctacgtagccatgtgacgtatgcgtggtggaaaGAGGCttgctggttactcatctttgaaagcagttatatgggtcaatgagctggcaagagccgaacgaaatgtatatttgggtattatgatctgagtcctttcatggggtatcattatttcagaaatgtttggtggcctgtttacggcccctttaagcgGTTGTTTATGCATCTGTTTGTTTTTGCCGATCTAGGATGGTGCACACTTTAGTGGGATGGAACATACAATGCCTTTTGTACATTGAACGAACAGAGTTTTATGGCACATATCGCATTTGTTGTCGGTAGAAGCGCGGATGAACGGGGTAAGATTTGAAAGCTTGTTGGGAACTGTATAAGAGACTCGAATGCCATGTGTAGTCGCTATCTTCCCTAAAGAGTGagaaatgccatgaaagaaggGAATTATAACAGGACGGCCAGTGTTAGGAGTTGGGGTTGAGCGTACTTGAGGTATGAGAAGGTACCATAAACATTTTACGATTGAATCCATTTGGTAACCTGCGTTCAGTAGGCATGAAAATTGCTGGGTTACTGCGGATGAAGTTTTGTGCACGCAAGTTTTTGCATAGCAGAATTTAGGGCAAATTTAATTATTTCATTTTTAACAGACTCGGGGTGGCAGCTTTGGCAGTGGAGAGGAGGTATGTTTGTTATGTTATATTTAtgataagttttttttttataacagGGTGTaccagctaactgcgaacacatttttttaaaacatatatatatatatcacttttttcgagatgaaatcaattggaatatagcatatgctgaagggcactccttaggagggcaccagcaaactcggAAGGCGATGTCCTAATTAATTTTTAATAACTAACTTTTTAGTTATAATGAgaaccaatgagaacatctggtctcattggtcacctgataccatagccgttttcagaacaaaaatctgttcgatagatcgtctgcGTGAAGGATcacagtttttttctttattttgttcattgcacatcttcagagacgcgtcttttcttcacccccaatgtgaaagggtgaaagagcaccctatcgcctcttgcgtcctggaaaaagactaagaaaacaggaaatgcaacccaagataagggcagttccgatagcgtcgcccgatacatttgtttttgttttgtttccgcaagttaaagctcatcttcgacgcatgaggcggcactgtgctccttcaccctctcacattgggagtgaagggaagacTTCTTTCAcgaatggatttttgttctgaaaacggctatgatatcaggtgactgaagggaccagatgttctcattgggacaacctcatagcttttataattataGGATAAGATAAATTTAATTCatggtccttttttttttttttcacagtcaCATTGGGACTGAAAGGGCAAGCCCGCAACACAGTCCCGCAAACAAATACACAtgtggggaaaaaaaagtgataATATAACAACATGTACACAATAAATCACTGAAATTTGTCCTGTTTGGCAACACCAACTACATAGCCTATGACCATTGCACATCAATGTAAACAAAGGTATGTTAAGCCTTATAAAGAAcaccaaaagaaaagaaaagaaggaaagcacaCACAAAAGGCAATAAGTAAGAATCAGGACTCGCTTGGATGACTACTCGATGTATTGGTGTTACTACTCGTtgtagaaaataatttttttcgtttttttttaggTTAAATGAGCAACAGCATGTAATAGTTCTAACATCGAGCAGCAATGTATTCCAAATATTTGAAGCAAAGTAAATAAGAGAGTGGAGACCATAGTTTGTTCTTGATGTTGGAGCAGCGATTGCAGGCACACTCCTCAGGAAGTAGTTTGTGCTGTGCAGGTGAAGTGAAAGTGCATGGGTGGGATTGTGATAAAGCAAGTGCATGAATTAAAAAGTCAATTATTAAAAGTCAATCAGGATATTGTCTTGGGAGTTTGCTGATGGTCTCCGAAGGAGTGCCCTTCatcatatgctatattgcaactgattCCATCTAAAaaaaagttatatatatatttataaaaAATCTGTTTGCAGTTCGCTGGCACATGCTGTATATTACCCCTTCATTTACCATAACATGCACACAcgaagtaaaaaagaaaaaaaaaaaagctctgtaTGTTTGTTTGATGGTGGTGAATCCTCTCCGCTTCTTGCCTTCGTGTTTCCCGACGTAACTCTCAGTGTCAAGCTACACTTCAAAGGTGACCTGGATGTGCGCGGGGATTTATGACTTTCTTCAATCGCTCTACATACTCTCCTAGAACTGTTAACTGCTGGCAACCTTCCTCTTCGAACCCCTCAAAAACCACATCTTTTCGAATTTCCGATCTTGCTGGTCTTGCTGAGACGGCTGTGGTGTACCCTCTTTCCTCCTTACCTCTTTGTCCCTCCTACATGTACATTCCAAAATAGAGCTGCGGCAACGCTTCCCAAAAAAGTCTCTGGGTCGTATACATCATTCCTCTTACACGCGGGAAAACGTACACGGGTCAAACCGGAAGATGCATAAATGTTAGGCTGAGGGAGCATGGCTATAATGTAACGAACATATGCATGATAGGACACAACATTGCAAAGAATGTGGATGCACCTCTCTTTTTTTCCAACAGAGTGATAGATGGTGCTGACAAAGAACACGTATCACGTGAAATTCAGGAGGTCTCTGTAATACAAATCGTCGGGAAGGAAAGATGCATAACTGCACCCTCAATAGAATTGATAACAGTGTGTGGACTATGTGGACTAACAGGAATTGGACTATGTGCGCAGTAGAAACTGATCAACCCCATAAGGAACTGGTATTTGAGTGTGAGcaggaacaaaaagaaatccGATTTTATATGCCTAGTTCGAAAAGAAACATACATAATAGTAAAACATTTTATAatggtacccccccccccctcatccaGCTCCAAGTCTCCAATTTATACATTACTGTGATAAAATCCAGAGCATGCAATAGTGGAGCAGATCAACAGCCAGGACAGATAGCACATCTATACAAAATCTGCATGTAGAAAAGTGCCGCAGTTGATCAACCGGTCTATTCATCTTACCGGCCAAATGACGTCATTGGGTGTTCCTAGGAGGTCAATGATCAGTTCCAGCTGATGGATTTCTGATCGACCTGGCAGAAGAGGTTTATGAAGCAGAAGCTCTCCCAAAACGCAGCCAGCAGCCCTGAATGTGATCATGGAAATATATGTTGTACACAACACAAGCTGACCTAGATACATACAAGTTTCTTAACAGGTATGTATAAAGAGTTATGTCACGTGGTGTGCAACCGACACCTAACAGATATTAAATCAGGTAAAAAATTTGTCTTACCAGATGTCAATTGCTGTTGTCTGTGTCTTTGCTTGAAGCAGTAGCTCCGGTGCTCTGTACCTTGAAGTCAACGTTAAATGTAAGTTAAGCTCCGTTGAGTAGGATGGGTAAATAAAGATTTCTGAGCATCTCTGAATGAACAAGTACATCGGTTCGGTAACCAAGATGAACTAAAGGTACTCACCACAACGTTACTACACGTGGAGTCATGGGCTTTACTGGAAGACCATACTTGCGTGCAAGACCGAAGTCAGCTGAAACAAAAAAATCTACCCTTGGTGCTTTTCCTCATCACGATACAACAAGAAAAATTATCATTTATGATCAGAAACAAAAAGCTTTTATGTAGCACAGTGGAAAGCCTTAAAGGGACAGCCGCACCCGGAAATCCACCTATGAAAATGATaacactatgttcggcatcggccgaaAATCTACTACTCAGCTAATTTTTTCATctgaaaagtgcttagatattaaataaactaaTCTTAAAGATCTGTGCTGCTTCTACACCTGCAGAGGCTCTGGCGGCGTGAcatcactccctaagcggaggagtgacaGGGCGGAACTCAGAAAGGAAAGGCACCGTCCAGACACCCCGTAACTCTGCGAGATGCCCGCACGGCAGCATTCCTCTTCTCAAGGTTGCACCAACATTGGTTCTTAGGAAGCGATGCTTTCTCGTTTTTCCCCCGAGATGAAATTCCGGCACACTCTCAACATCcagcgtctgctcttgtcacgtattccatcgaataacagtcaaactacgccccTTTtttgcgtgggattttcgataccatggtccaggaggaataaaatgacactatagtttcgaaatcgactggaacggatgcaaccgtccctttaaggtagTGTTTAGTTTACACTTGATACTTCAGGGAAACTCTGAAATATAAACTGCTTACCAATTTTCAAACAGCCTTTGTCAGTTAATAGCAAGTTGGAAACTTTGAGGTCCCTACGAAAAGTTACAAACATATTATGCAAAGTCAGAGTAATACTAATAGACCAGGTTGAGGCAATGACATAACACATTTGAAAAATGTTAATGCAATGCCGATAGCATGGCATAGATGCAGGCAGGCTGGTGGAGGAACTAAAAATGCCAGATTCTGAGCACAAGGAAAAAAACGTTGTTTTTCCCTGTGCCAGAGTCAGGCTTTTTCAGTATAATGCGATGCTGTACTGCAAAGACAGGCTAACGTTTTTCAGTGTTGCAGATCTTGCATAACGTGTGTCAAGATAAATGGCTACCTGTGCACAATGAAGTTTTTGTGAAGGTACTGGAGACCTCTGAATAACTGTATCATGATACATTTCACCTGAAACACATATACAATAACAATAATGACATGTAGCAGCACACAAGTATGTCAAGGCACAACACTGTTGCAATGGTCGGCAAACCGCAGTGTTATTATAGAAAAAGATACATGGCATGGTCAATGAAAGGAATTCTCTACTTGGCAACAAGTTACCTGTGATTCAGAGAAAGGACTCTGCATGTTGTCGAGCAGGCTCGCCAAGTCTTGCTCACAGTAGTCCATAACCAAAAATATGCTGAAGTGTAGTCAAGTTAGCACAGAGCCCTGTATCACAGGGTATTGTTACCTTTCGAGGCTCTTTCCCACAGCAACTTCTTTAAGGTTGACTATGTTTGGGTGGTTTATGTTCAAAAGCAGGTTTATTTCACGTAAACCACTTATTGGTATGCCTGCAATTGTAAATGTGATCAATGTGGATAAAAACGTGACCTTTACTGCCTCTTTTGTgaagaaactttttttttgttctcgcTCTCTCTTTTGCTTTTAAAAGTGAGAATGCACCTA includes these proteins:
- the LOC135378182 gene encoding cyclin-dependent kinase 10-like isoform X1; amino-acid sequence: MDVASNLPVSEKRVVLASLSTGKFYEVPDKDITGRCRMVTEFEKLNRIGEGTYGIVYRAHDLKSGQIVAMKKVRMEQEKDGIPISGLREINLLLNINHPNIVNLKEVAVGKSLESIFLVMDYCEQDLASLLDNMQSPFSESQVKCIMIQLFRGLQYLHKNFIVHRDLKVSNLLLTDKGCLKIADFGLARKYGLPVKPMTPRVVTLWYRAPELLLQAKTQTTAIDIWAAGCVLGELLLHKPLLPGRSEIHQLELIIDLLGTPNDVIWPGYSKLPALENFTLKQQPYNNLKHFFPWLSPAGIRLLNFLFMYDPKKRATAEESLQSSYFTEPPLPCEAELMPSFPQHRNLKRSGMGNLSEDSSKGASSTNT
- the LOC135378182 gene encoding cyclin-dependent kinase 10-like isoform X2 — protein: MDVASNLPVSEKRVVLASLSTGKFYEVPDKDITGRCRMVTEFEKLNRIGEGTYGIVYRAHDLKSGQIVAMKKVRMEQEKDGIPISGLREINLLLNINHPNIVNLKEVAVGKSLESIFLVMDYCEQDLASLLDNMQSPFSESQVKCIMIQLFRGLQYLHKNFIVHRDLKVSNLLLTDKGCLKIADFGLARKYGLPVKPMTPRVVTLWYRAPELLLQAKTQTTAIDIWAAGCVLGELLLHKPLLPGRSEIHQLELIIDLLGTPNDVIWPGYSKLPALENFTLKQQPYNNLKHFFPWLSPAGIRLLNFLFMYDPKKRATAEESLQSSYFTEPPLPCEAELMPSFPQHRNLKRSGMGNLSEDRKKMPKLH